From one Nonomuraea polychroma genomic stretch:
- a CDS encoding DUF2277 domain-containing protein produces MCRSIKTLRPPFTESVTEEDVRAAALQYVRKISGFRAPAAHNAEAFDRAVETITRASEELLGALQVRGAR; encoded by the coding sequence ATGTGTAGGAGCATCAAGACGCTGCGGCCTCCGTTCACCGAGAGTGTGACCGAGGAGGACGTGCGCGCGGCCGCGTTGCAGTACGTCAGGAAGATCTCCGGTTTCCGCGCGCCCGCCGCGCACAACGCCGAGGCGTTCGACCGGGCCGTCGAGACCATCACCCGGGCGTCGGAGGAGTTGCTGGGGGCGCTTCAAGTTCGCGGAGCTCGTTGA
- a CDS encoding IclR family transcriptional regulator has protein sequence MQSVERALDVLEALAEHGGEAGLSEIAARTGLPYGTIHRLLQTLLARGYVRQESDRRYALGGGLVRLGGIAESMVGVWAQPYLAKMVEFSGETANLAVLEGDFVVYVAQVPSPRRLRMFAEVGRRVLPHSTAVGKVLLAGRPDGDAVAVFERTGMPRRTPNTITDVSAMLAELGRVRTVGYAMDLGEEELGVHCLAVPVWDGNRVVAAMSVSGPAERIDARDRDELAEGLRKIALDFGNELSPPAERPGLPLRHV, from the coding sequence GTGCAGTCGGTCGAGCGGGCGCTCGACGTGCTGGAGGCGCTGGCCGAGCACGGTGGCGAGGCGGGCCTGTCGGAGATCGCGGCCAGGACCGGGCTGCCGTACGGCACCATCCACCGGCTGCTGCAGACCCTGCTCGCGCGCGGCTACGTGCGCCAGGAATCCGACAGACGGTACGCCCTGGGCGGCGGCCTGGTGCGGCTCGGCGGCATCGCGGAGAGCATGGTCGGCGTGTGGGCGCAGCCGTACCTGGCCAAGATGGTCGAGTTCTCCGGCGAGACCGCGAACCTGGCCGTGCTCGAAGGGGACTTCGTCGTCTACGTGGCGCAGGTGCCCTCGCCGCGCAGGCTGCGCATGTTCGCCGAGGTCGGGCGGCGGGTGCTGCCGCACAGCACCGCCGTGGGAAAGGTGCTGCTGGCGGGGCGGCCCGACGGGGACGCGGTGGCCGTGTTCGAGCGGACCGGCATGCCGCGCCGCACCCCCAACACGATCACCGACGTCAGCGCCATGCTGGCCGAGCTCGGCCGCGTCCGAACCGTGGGATATGCCATGGACCTCGGCGAGGAGGAGCTGGGCGTGCATTGCCTGGCGGTGCCGGTGTGGGACGGCAACCGGGTGGTGGCCGCGATGTCGGTGTCGGGACCGGCCGAGCGCATCGACGCGCGGGACCGGGACGAGCTGGCCGAGGGGCTGCGCAAGATCGCCCTCGACTTCGGCAACGAGCTCAGTCCTCCTGCTGAGCGACCCGGGCTACCGTTGAGGCATGTGTAG
- a CDS encoding (Fe-S)-binding protein: MDPKLINDCVHCGFCLPTCPTYVLWGEEMDSPRGRIHLMQQHVEGTPITPEMAGHFDACLGCMACVTACPSGVKYDRLIELTRAEVERKHEREPQERAVRGIVFSLFPYPRRLRLLRPGMGLAERMAPFLARVNPSLGAMAALAPRVERRQRLPRVVRARGERRAVVGMLTGCVQGEFFPQVNAATARVLALEGCDVVIPPGQGCCGALSVHSGRDDQAKRLARRTVRTFERAGVDTVVVNAAGCGSSMKEYAELLGREPGFKVRDLSEFLTELGPVAKRHPLPLTVAYHDACHLAHAQGVRAQPRELLSGIPDLELREIPESAICCGSAGTYNIFQPQAARDLGDRKAKAVGSTRAELLVSANPGCTMQIAAAMRRDGAEIRVAHTAEVLDASLRGVSL, translated from the coding sequence ATGGACCCGAAACTGATCAACGACTGTGTGCACTGCGGGTTCTGCCTGCCGACGTGTCCGACGTACGTGCTGTGGGGCGAGGAGATGGACTCGCCGCGCGGGCGGATCCATCTGATGCAGCAGCACGTCGAGGGCACGCCGATCACGCCGGAGATGGCGGGGCATTTCGACGCCTGTCTGGGGTGCATGGCGTGCGTGACCGCCTGCCCGTCCGGGGTCAAGTACGACCGGCTGATCGAGCTGACGAGGGCGGAGGTCGAGCGGAAGCACGAACGCGAGCCGCAGGAGCGGGCCGTGCGCGGCATCGTGTTCTCCCTGTTCCCGTACCCGCGCAGGCTGCGGCTGCTGCGGCCGGGGATGGGGCTGGCCGAGCGGATGGCGCCGTTCCTGGCCCGCGTCAACCCGAGCCTCGGGGCCATGGCCGCGCTCGCGCCGCGCGTGGAGCGGCGGCAGCGGTTGCCGCGGGTGGTCCGGGCGAGAGGAGAGCGGCGGGCCGTGGTCGGCATGCTCACCGGCTGCGTGCAGGGCGAGTTCTTCCCTCAGGTGAACGCGGCCACCGCGCGGGTGCTGGCGCTGGAGGGCTGCGACGTGGTGATCCCGCCGGGGCAGGGCTGCTGCGGGGCGCTCAGCGTGCACTCCGGGCGCGACGACCAGGCCAAACGGCTGGCGCGGCGCACGGTCAGGACGTTCGAGCGGGCCGGGGTGGACACCGTCGTGGTGAACGCGGCCGGCTGCGGCTCCTCCATGAAGGAGTACGCCGAGCTGCTCGGCCGCGAGCCCGGCTTCAAGGTGCGTGACCTGTCGGAGTTCCTGACCGAGCTGGGGCCCGTGGCCAAGCGGCATCCGCTGCCGCTCACGGTCGCCTACCACGACGCCTGCCACCTGGCCCACGCCCAGGGCGTGCGCGCCCAGCCGCGCGAGCTGCTGAGCGGCATCCCCGACCTGGAGCTGCGCGAGATCCCCGAGTCGGCCATCTGCTGTGGCTCGGCGGGCACGTACAACATCTTCCAGCCGCAGGCGGCCCGCGACCTCGGCGACAGGAAGGCCAAGGCGGTCGGCTCGACCAGAGCCGAGCTGCTGGTGTCCGCCAACCCCGGATGCACCATGCAGATCGCCGCCGCCATGCGGCGGGACGGCGCGGAGATCAGAGTGGCGCACACCGCCGAGGTGCTGGACGCCTCGCTGCGCGGGGTGAGTCTGTGA
- a CDS encoding FAD-binding oxidoreductase, translated as MLGATVREAGADDAVSGVKPRWVALPETVEEVAAVLRACAERDLAVVPAGGGTKLHWAPPPERCDVLLDMCCMNEILEHAAGDLVVRAQAGVTMDALATALADKGQELALDVPFAEGTTVGGTLATATAGPRAFRYGTARDLLIGITVVLPDGTIARSGGKVVKNVAGYDLGKLFTGSYGTLGVIAEATFRLHPLPADRRWITAELDRDELPPVAAALAASQAEPSAAEVDWPDPAGPLTLAVLVEGTAAESRAEALRGLVGKGALTGEPPPWWGLISNDDVLVEVRFPATGTRAVLDAVAGTGLSLRGSALSGRVLLESWGAIGEPALAAAVSAVRERVEGAGGRVSVLAAPYASIDRWGQVSGLPLMRRVKEQFDPGRRMSPGRFVGGI; from the coding sequence ATGTTGGGGGCGACGGTCAGGGAGGCGGGCGCTGACGACGCCGTCAGCGGGGTCAAGCCGCGCTGGGTGGCGCTGCCCGAGACGGTCGAGGAGGTCGCGGCCGTGCTGCGTGCCTGCGCCGAGCGGGACCTGGCGGTGGTCCCGGCCGGCGGCGGCACGAAGCTGCACTGGGCCCCGCCGCCGGAGCGGTGCGACGTGCTGCTCGACATGTGCTGCATGAACGAGATCCTCGAGCACGCTGCCGGCGACCTCGTGGTCCGGGCGCAGGCCGGGGTGACGATGGACGCCCTGGCCACCGCGCTCGCGGACAAGGGACAGGAGCTGGCGCTGGACGTGCCGTTCGCCGAGGGCACGACGGTCGGCGGCACGCTGGCCACCGCGACCGCGGGCCCGCGTGCGTTCCGCTACGGCACCGCCCGCGACCTGCTCATCGGCATCACGGTGGTGCTGCCCGACGGTACGATCGCGCGGTCGGGCGGCAAAGTGGTCAAGAACGTCGCGGGTTATGACCTCGGCAAGCTCTTCACCGGCTCGTACGGCACACTCGGCGTCATCGCGGAGGCCACGTTCCGCCTGCACCCGCTGCCTGCCGACCGCCGCTGGATCACGGCGGAGCTCGACCGCGACGAGCTGCCGCCGGTCGCCGCGGCGCTGGCCGCCTCGCAGGCCGAGCCGAGCGCCGCCGAGGTGGACTGGCCGGACCCTGCCGGGCCGCTGACTTTGGCCGTGCTGGTCGAGGGCACGGCCGCCGAGTCGCGGGCCGAGGCGCTGCGCGGGCTGGTCGGCAAGGGTGCCTTGACCGGCGAGCCGCCGCCGTGGTGGGGGCTGATCTCGAACGACGACGTGCTGGTCGAGGTGCGTTTCCCGGCCACGGGCACGCGGGCCGTGCTGGACGCGGTGGCCGGCACCGGGCTGTCGCTGCGAGGCTCTGCGCTGTCCGGGCGGGTGTTGCTGGAATCGTGGGGGGCGATCGGGGAGCCGGCGCTGGCCGCGGCCGTGTCCGCGGTGCGGGAGCGGGTCGAGGGGGCCGGGGGGCGGGTGAGCGTGCTCGCCGCCCCGTACGCGAGCATCGACCGGTGGGGGCAGGTCAGCGGGTTGCCCCTGATGCGGCGGGTCAAGGAGCAGTTCGATCCCGGGCGCAGGATGTCTCCCGGCCGGTTCGTGGGAGGGATCTGA
- a CDS encoding FAD-linked oxidase C-terminal domain-containing protein — MDTLVAALRSLLPYDSVITDPVRLRTYECDGLTYHRATPAVVVLPDTAEQVARVVRLCNDFSVPFVARGSGTGLSGGALPREDGVLIVTSKMRAILEIDLDNRRAVVEPGVTNLAITEAVRDRGYYYAPDPSSQQVCSIGGNVAENSGGAHCLKYGFTVNHVEACEIVTPDGDLVTLDRMDPGYDLLGAFVGSEGTLGIATKITVRLSRAPQTVTTVLAAFESIEQGGQAVSAIIGAGIVPAAIEMMDALAIEAAEAAVACRYPEGAGAVLIVELDGPAAEVERQFAQLTEICSGAFELRVAADPAERAAIWKGRKSAFAAVGRISPAYIVQDGVVPRTSLPSVLAAIDRLSAEHGIRVANVFHAGDGNLHPLVLFDDAEPGAGERAEVVSGAILDLCIEHGGSITGEHGVGVDKSRYMPRMFSEADLDTMQLVRCAFDPRGLSNPGKVFPTPRLCGEAPGVRKGVHPLVESGKAEQF, encoded by the coding sequence CTGGACACCCTGGTGGCGGCCCTGCGTTCCCTGCTGCCCTACGACTCGGTGATCACCGATCCGGTACGCCTGCGCACGTATGAGTGCGACGGCCTCACCTACCACCGGGCGACCCCGGCCGTGGTCGTGTTGCCGGACACGGCCGAGCAGGTCGCCCGGGTGGTACGCCTATGCAACGACTTCAGCGTGCCGTTCGTGGCCAGGGGGTCGGGCACGGGCCTGTCGGGCGGCGCGCTCCCGCGCGAGGACGGCGTGCTCATCGTCACCTCCAAGATGCGCGCGATCCTGGAGATCGACCTGGACAACCGCAGGGCGGTCGTGGAGCCGGGCGTCACGAACCTCGCCATCACCGAGGCCGTGCGCGACCGGGGCTACTACTACGCCCCCGACCCGTCCAGCCAGCAGGTCTGCTCGATCGGCGGCAACGTGGCGGAGAACTCCGGTGGCGCCCACTGCCTCAAGTACGGCTTCACCGTCAACCACGTCGAGGCCTGCGAGATCGTCACCCCGGACGGCGACCTGGTCACGCTCGACCGCATGGATCCCGGCTACGACCTGCTGGGCGCGTTCGTCGGCTCGGAGGGCACGCTCGGCATCGCCACCAAGATCACGGTACGGCTCAGCCGCGCGCCGCAGACCGTGACCACGGTGCTGGCCGCGTTCGAGAGCATCGAGCAGGGCGGCCAGGCGGTGTCGGCGATCATCGGGGCGGGCATCGTGCCGGCCGCGATCGAGATGATGGACGCCCTCGCCATCGAGGCGGCCGAGGCGGCGGTGGCCTGCCGCTACCCCGAGGGTGCGGGCGCCGTGCTGATCGTCGAGCTGGACGGCCCTGCGGCGGAGGTGGAGCGGCAGTTCGCGCAGCTCACGGAGATCTGCTCGGGGGCGTTCGAGCTGCGGGTGGCGGCCGACCCCGCCGAGCGGGCGGCGATCTGGAAGGGTCGCAAGTCCGCGTTCGCGGCGGTGGGCCGCATCAGTCCGGCGTACATCGTGCAGGACGGCGTCGTGCCGCGCACGTCCCTGCCGAGCGTGCTGGCCGCCATCGACCGGCTGTCGGCCGAGCACGGGATCAGGGTGGCCAACGTCTTCCACGCCGGGGACGGCAACCTGCATCCGCTGGTGCTCTTCGACGACGCGGAGCCGGGGGCGGGCGAGCGGGCCGAGGTGGTCTCCGGCGCGATCCTTGACCTGTGCATCGAGCACGGCGGCTCGATCACCGGCGAGCACGGCGTCGGCGTGGACAAGAGCCGTTACATGCCGAGGATGTTCAGCGAGGCCGACCTGGACACGATGCAGTTGGTCCGGTGCGCGTTCGACCCCCGGGGACTGTCCAATCCGGGCAAGGTGTTCCCCACGCCGCGGTTGTGCGGGGAGGCGCCGGGCGTTCGGAAGGGTGTGCATCCCCTGGTGGAGTCCGGGAAGGCGGAGCAGTTCTGA
- the aceB gene encoding malate synthase A, which produces MEITGPMLDRFDEILTPEALDFVAALQREFGARRLELLEARQTRQAELSNGGMLDFLPETKEIREADWQVAPPAPGLEDRRVEITGPVDKKMTVNALNSGAKVWLADFEDANSPLWENCVAGHLNLRDALDRTIDFETGGKAYALKPDDELATVVVRPRGWHLDEKHATVDGRPVSGSLFDFGLYFFHCAQRQIDKGKGPYFYLPKIESHLEARLWNDVFTRAQELLGIPYGTIRATVLIETYPAAFEMEEILYELRDHSAGLNAGRWDYLFSVIKKFRTRGREFLLPERNAVTMTAPFMRAYTELLVRTCHKRGAHAIGGMAAFIPSRKDPEVNAVALDKVRADKTRESGDGFDGSWVAHPDLVPICREVFDGVLGSRPNQLDRLREDVSVTAADLLAVSETPGDITEAGLRNNVDVALRYLAAWMGGLGAVAIHNLMEDAATAEISRSQIWQWIHNDITLADTGAQVTKELVEQIISEELAGIATEPGYDEKLFEQATALFKEVALDDDFAEFLTLPAYARMP; this is translated from the coding sequence ATGGAGATCACCGGCCCGATGCTCGACCGGTTCGACGAGATCCTCACGCCGGAGGCGCTCGATTTCGTGGCGGCTCTCCAGCGGGAGTTCGGCGCCCGGCGGCTGGAGCTGCTGGAGGCTCGCCAGACGCGGCAGGCGGAGCTGTCCAATGGCGGCATGCTGGACTTCCTCCCCGAGACCAAGGAGATCAGGGAGGCCGACTGGCAGGTCGCGCCACCGGCGCCCGGCCTGGAGGACCGCAGGGTCGAGATCACCGGGCCGGTCGACAAGAAGATGACCGTCAACGCGCTCAACTCCGGCGCCAAGGTGTGGCTGGCCGACTTCGAGGACGCCAACTCCCCGCTCTGGGAGAACTGCGTGGCCGGTCATCTCAACCTGCGTGACGCGCTCGACCGCACGATCGACTTCGAGACCGGCGGCAAGGCGTACGCGCTCAAGCCCGACGACGAGCTGGCCACGGTCGTGGTGCGGCCGCGCGGCTGGCACCTGGACGAGAAGCACGCCACCGTGGACGGGCGGCCGGTGTCGGGGTCGCTGTTCGACTTCGGGCTCTACTTCTTCCACTGTGCCCAGCGGCAGATCGACAAGGGCAAGGGCCCGTACTTCTACCTCCCCAAGATCGAGTCGCACCTGGAGGCGCGGCTCTGGAACGACGTCTTCACCCGCGCGCAGGAGCTGCTCGGCATCCCGTACGGCACCATCAGGGCCACCGTGCTCATCGAGACGTATCCGGCCGCGTTCGAGATGGAGGAGATCCTCTACGAGCTGCGCGACCACTCGGCCGGGCTCAACGCGGGCCGCTGGGACTACCTGTTCAGCGTGATCAAGAAGTTCCGCACCAGGGGCCGCGAGTTCCTGCTGCCGGAGCGGAACGCGGTCACGATGACGGCCCCGTTCATGCGCGCGTACACCGAGTTGCTCGTGCGGACCTGTCACAAGCGCGGCGCGCACGCCATCGGCGGGATGGCGGCGTTCATCCCCTCGCGCAAGGACCCCGAGGTCAACGCCGTGGCCCTGGATAAGGTGCGGGCGGACAAGACGCGCGAGTCGGGCGACGGGTTCGACGGGTCGTGGGTGGCCCACCCGGACCTGGTGCCGATCTGCCGCGAGGTGTTCGACGGGGTGCTGGGCTCCCGGCCCAACCAGCTCGACCGGCTGCGCGAGGACGTCAGCGTGACGGCGGCCGATCTGCTGGCCGTCTCGGAGACGCCCGGCGACATCACCGAGGCGGGGCTGCGTAACAACGTGGACGTGGCGCTGCGTTATCTGGCCGCCTGGATGGGCGGGCTCGGCGCGGTGGCGATCCACAACCTCATGGAGGACGCGGCCACGGCCGAGATCTCGCGCTCGCAGATCTGGCAGTGGATCCACAACGACATCACGCTCGCGGACACGGGCGCACAGGTGACCAAGGAGCTGGTCGAGCAGATCATCTCCGAGGAGCTCGCCGGGATCGCCACGGAGCCGGGCTACGACGAGAAGTTGTTCGAGCAGGCCACCGCGTTGTTCAAGGAAGTGGCGCTGGACGACGACTTTGCCGAGTTCCTGACTCTTCCCGCTTATGCCCGCATGCCGTGA
- a CDS encoding DUF4097 family beta strand repeat-containing protein encodes MKTIAIAGGLLASAVLLTGCGLGDIAGPTNQDTTSYEVTDKVTKLQLESGAGDTVVTETDGAAVRVVEKLRWRGDDKPKPEHKVEGGVLLVTYDCPSNWGSCSVDYEIEVPKGLAVDLDSGSGNITLRALTGDIDVHVGSGDVDATDLAGKKVVAEAGSGNVELKYTTAPASAQLKAGSGDIVLNVPDGAYDVRTDTGSGDETVSVKNDGSSPNKISLTAGSGNVSVLPR; translated from the coding sequence ATGAAGACGATCGCGATCGCGGGTGGGCTGCTGGCCTCGGCGGTGCTGCTGACGGGTTGCGGGCTCGGCGACATCGCCGGCCCCACGAACCAGGACACGACGTCCTACGAGGTGACCGACAAGGTCACCAAGCTGCAGCTGGAAAGCGGCGCCGGCGACACCGTCGTCACGGAGACCGACGGCGCGGCCGTCCGGGTCGTCGAGAAGCTCCGGTGGCGCGGCGACGACAAGCCCAAGCCGGAGCACAAGGTCGAGGGCGGGGTGTTGCTCGTCACGTACGACTGCCCGTCGAACTGGGGCAGCTGCAGCGTCGACTACGAGATCGAGGTCCCGAAGGGACTGGCCGTCGACCTCGACAGCGGCTCGGGCAACATCACGCTCAGGGCGCTGACCGGGGACATCGACGTGCACGTCGGCTCCGGCGACGTCGACGCCACCGACCTGGCGGGCAAGAAGGTGGTCGCGGAGGCGGGGTCGGGGAACGTCGAGCTCAAGTACACGACGGCGCCCGCCAGTGCCCAGCTGAAGGCCGGGTCGGGGGACATCGTGCTCAACGTTCCCGACGGGGCCTACGACGTGCGGACCGACACCGGATCCGGCGATGAGACCGTCTCGGTCAAGAACGACGGCTCCTCGCCGAACAAGATCTCCTTGACCGCGGGCTCCGGCAACGTCAGCGTGTTGCCTCGTTAA
- the hflX gene encoding GTPase HflX: MHENITLETGDFDLEERQALRRVAGLSTELQDISEVEYRQLRLERVVLVGVWTTGTAEDAENSLLELKLLAETAGSQVLDGLIQRRQKPDPATYIGSGKALELRDVVESHGADTVICDGELTPGQLRQLEETVKVKVIDRTALILDIFAQHAKSREGKAQVELAQLQYLLPRLRGWGGNLSRQVGGRAAGGVGIGGRGPGETKIELDRRRIRERMAKLRRQISGMSTARDTMRYQRQRREVPAVAIAGYTNAGKSSLLNRVTGAGVLVEDALFATLDPTVRRARTPEGRLFTIADTVGFVRHLPHQLVEAFRSTLEEVADADLILHVVDGSHADPEGQLAAVREVLADIDGAKDIPEIVVINKADAADPEVLDRLQRRERHSIVVSARTGKGIPELIALIERELPRLDLEVHLLVPYERGDLISRAHKEGEVLSVGHVEDGTILHARVLPSLFQELERVGKPVERVF; encoded by the coding sequence ATGCACGAAAACATCACGCTCGAGACCGGCGATTTCGACCTCGAGGAGCGCCAGGCGCTCCGCCGTGTGGCAGGTCTGTCCACCGAACTCCAGGACATTTCCGAAGTCGAATACCGGCAGCTACGACTCGAGCGGGTCGTCCTCGTCGGCGTCTGGACCACGGGCACCGCGGAGGACGCGGAAAACTCCCTGCTCGAGCTCAAGCTCCTGGCCGAGACGGCCGGGTCGCAGGTGCTCGACGGACTCATCCAGCGCCGGCAGAAGCCCGACCCGGCCACGTACATCGGCTCCGGCAAGGCGCTGGAGCTGCGTGACGTGGTGGAGTCCCACGGCGCCGACACCGTGATCTGCGACGGCGAGCTGACCCCCGGTCAGCTCCGCCAGCTCGAGGAGACGGTCAAGGTCAAGGTGATCGACCGTACGGCGCTCATCCTCGACATCTTCGCCCAGCACGCCAAGAGCCGCGAGGGCAAGGCGCAGGTCGAGCTCGCGCAGCTCCAATACCTGCTGCCCCGCCTGCGCGGATGGGGTGGCAACCTGTCCCGGCAGGTCGGCGGCCGTGCCGCCGGCGGCGTCGGCATCGGCGGACGCGGCCCCGGTGAGACCAAGATCGAGCTGGACCGCCGCCGCATCCGCGAGCGCATGGCCAAGCTGCGGCGCCAGATCAGCGGCATGTCCACCGCCCGCGACACCATGCGCTACCAGCGCCAGCGGCGCGAGGTGCCGGCCGTGGCCATCGCGGGCTACACCAACGCCGGCAAGTCCTCGCTGCTCAACCGCGTCACCGGCGCGGGCGTGCTGGTGGAGGACGCGCTGTTCGCCACCCTCGACCCGACCGTGCGCCGGGCGCGCACGCCGGAAGGCAGGCTGTTCACGATCGCCGACACCGTCGGCTTCGTGCGTCACCTGCCGCACCAGCTGGTCGAGGCGTTCCGCTCCACGCTGGAGGAGGTCGCCGACGCCGACCTGATCCTGCACGTGGTCGACGGCTCGCACGCCGACCCCGAGGGGCAGCTGGCGGCGGTGCGCGAGGTGCTCGCCGACATCGACGGCGCCAAGGACATCCCCGAGATCGTCGTGATCAACAAGGCCGACGCGGCCGACCCTGAAGTGCTCGACCGTCTGCAGCGCCGCGAGCGGCACAGCATCGTCGTGTCGGCGCGGACGGGCAAGGGCATCCCCGAGCTGATTGCGCTCATCGAGCGGGAGCTGCCCAGGCTGGATCTCGAGGTGCACCTGCTGGTGCCGTACGAGCGGGGCGACCTGATCTCGCGGGCCCACAAGGAGGGCGAGGTGCTCTCCGTGGGCCACGTGGAGGACGGCACGATCCTGCACGCTCGCGTGCTGCCCAGCCTGTTCCAGGAGCTGGAGCGGGTGGGCAAGCCGGTCGAACGCGTCTTTTGA
- the hutI gene encoding imidazolonepropionase, with translation MTVRLLTNIGRLWTGNEVLSNAAILVHNDRIAWVGRAPDLPQSVPGVVDDIVDVDHVENLGGALVTPGLIDAHTHPVYAGNRYAELAIRTGGSSAASITAAGGGVGSTVTVTRGTDPWTLCNGVRERLRGWLLSGTTTVEAKTGYHLTRDGELADVRLLRELEKEPMMPRVHVTFLAAHVVPPEYFGRQREYVEAVGAWCADAAAAGADSVDVYCDEGHFTTEESRWVLASGRNVGLLPRIHAGLFSRRGAVQLAAELGCASADGLHHMSDEDIAIMSRYGVPAVVCPATALQRGHLPPVRQMIKHGVQIALGSDHNPGYCGITSMSLVIAMAVSAFGMSVNDALRAATLGGATVLGAPDRGVLAPGRLADIVQWDADHEGAFAWSFGLKPRRVWRGGTPVQ, from the coding sequence GTGACCGTTCGGCTCCTGACCAACATCGGCCGCCTCTGGACCGGCAACGAGGTCCTCAGCAACGCGGCCATTCTCGTGCACAACGACCGCATCGCGTGGGTCGGGCGAGCCCCCGACCTGCCGCAGAGCGTGCCCGGGGTCGTCGACGACATCGTCGACGTCGACCACGTCGAAAACCTCGGCGGCGCGCTCGTCACGCCCGGCCTCATCGACGCCCACACGCATCCCGTCTACGCCGGCAACCGCTACGCCGAGCTCGCCATCCGCACCGGCGGCTCCAGCGCCGCCTCGATCACCGCGGCCGGCGGCGGCGTGGGCTCCACCGTCACCGTGACCCGCGGCACCGACCCGTGGACGCTGTGCAACGGCGTGCGCGAGCGGCTGCGCGGCTGGCTGCTCAGCGGCACCACCACCGTCGAGGCCAAGACCGGCTACCACCTCACGCGCGACGGCGAGCTGGCCGACGTGCGGCTCCTGCGCGAGCTGGAGAAGGAGCCGATGATGCCGCGCGTGCACGTCACGTTCCTCGCGGCGCACGTCGTACCGCCCGAATACTTCGGCCGCCAGCGCGAATACGTCGAGGCCGTGGGCGCCTGGTGCGCCGACGCCGCGGCGGCGGGCGCCGACAGCGTCGACGTCTACTGCGACGAGGGCCACTTCACCACCGAGGAATCCCGCTGGGTCCTCGCCTCCGGCCGCAACGTCGGCCTGCTGCCGCGCATCCACGCCGGCCTCTTCAGCCGCCGCGGCGCCGTGCAACTGGCCGCCGAGCTCGGCTGCGCCTCCGCCGACGGCCTGCACCACATGTCCGACGAGGACATCGCCATCATGTCGCGCTACGGCGTGCCCGCGGTCGTCTGCCCCGCCACCGCCCTCCAGCGCGGCCACCTGCCGCCGGTCCGCCAGATGATCAAGCACGGCGTGCAGATCGCACTCGGCAGCGACCACAACCCCGGCTACTGCGGCATCACGTCGATGTCGCTGGTGATCGCCATGGCGGTGTCGGCGTTCGGGATGAGCGTCAACGACGCGCTCCGCGCCGCCACGCTCGGCGGCGCCACCGTGCTCGGCGCTCCCGACCGCGGCGTCCTGGCACCGGGTCGGCTGGCGGACATCGTGCAGTGGGACGCCGACCACGAGGGCGCCTTCGCCTGGTCCTTCGGCCTCAAGCCGCGCCGGGTGTGGCGGGGCGGGACGCCGGTCCAGTAG
- a CDS encoding DegV family protein yields MKGTPYDEGPRDEGSLEEGSLEEGPRHERSRGAGSHDEGFSDARPSSDREGRSGTTPGTWRATDTLNDLASAVTSRPSPARFSTCYSSLAAAGATAVVSIHLSGQMSGTIESARLAARDAPVPVEVIDSRSIAMGLGYPVLAAARAAAAEGASLETVAAAARRCAEATQTFFYVDTLEYLRRSGRIGAAASVLGSALMIKPLLHIVNGQISLLEKVRTATRAIARLEDLAVQAAGAGPVEVAVQHLAARARAEALAERLPKRVPGLMDLRVVEVGPVIGAHVGPGMLGLTVTPRDVWPAGA; encoded by the coding sequence ATGAAGGGCACTCCGTATGACGAGGGCCCTCGTGACGAGGGGTCTCTTGAGGAGGGGTCTCTTGAGGAGGGTCCTCGTCACGAGCGCTCTCGTGGCGCGGGGTCTCATGACGAGGGCTTTTCTGACGCTCGCCCGTCGTCGGATCGTGAGGGCCGGAGCGGCACGACTCCCGGGACGTGGCGTGCCACGGACACCCTGAATGACCTGGCCTCCGCCGTCACCTCCCGCCCTTCGCCGGCCCGCTTCTCCACCTGCTACTCCTCTCTGGCGGCGGCAGGCGCCACAGCCGTGGTCTCAATCCACCTGTCCGGCCAAATGTCGGGCACCATCGAGTCGGCCAGGTTAGCCGCGCGGGACGCCCCCGTACCCGTGGAAGTGATCGACAGCCGTTCGATCGCGATGGGCCTCGGCTACCCGGTCCTGGCCGCGGCGCGTGCCGCCGCAGCGGAAGGCGCGTCGCTGGAGACGGTGGCCGCGGCGGCCCGCCGCTGCGCCGAGGCGACCCAGACGTTCTTCTACGTCGACACACTTGAATACCTGCGGCGCAGCGGCCGCATCGGCGCCGCCGCGTCCGTGCTCGGCTCCGCCCTCATGATCAAACCTCTCCTCCACATCGTGAACGGTCAGATCTCCCTGCTGGAGAAGGTCCGCACGGCGACGCGCGCCATCGCCCGCCTGGAGGACCTGGCGGTGCAGGCTGCCGGGGCCGGCCCGGTGGAGGTGGCGGTCCAGCACCTGGCGGCGAGAGCGCGAGCCGAAGCACTCGCGGAACGTCTGCCGAAACGCGTGCCTGGGCTGATGGACCTGCGCGTCGTGGAGGTCGGCCCGGTGATCGGGGCCCACGTGGGCCCCGGAATGCTGGGGCTGACCGTCACACCCCGCGACGTGTGGCCTGCGGGCGCATAG